In a genomic window of Aggregatimonas sangjinii:
- a CDS encoding leucine-rich repeat domain-containing protein has product MKSRKRHFKNVSPKTLLCILFVGLLFTNCEKDELVNEEAEEVTTTALKWRNKNKIKICHTGRYGHCRIIKIPKWAWRWHKKHGDVRLDDQDGDGFVPDNACGYGQMGDCDDKDPNVNPDIPGSCGDAVDSDSDGIADSEDECPEVAGLTSLNGCPDADGDGIADKDDECPNEAGPPDNDGCPYPDSDGDGVLDKDDECPDEAGTADNNGCPIIELSDYEVLRLVYEMNPGNSLGWDLSNTSMDDWEGVLLDSKGDVVDVRFLNGTGINILPPEIGMLKNIQVLICVCEDLKVIPSEIGQLEKLLAFSVTESKIEGLPASLNLLTQLNVLSIFNNNQFVRLPAGIGNLTNLEALNLSGNSLTEIPAELANLTQLEILSLENNPVTHIPQAVCDLADADTEVRLDADDVCQ; this is encoded by the coding sequence ATGAAGTCAAGGAAAAGACATTTTAAAAATGTATCGCCAAAAACCCTACTCTGCATTTTATTCGTCGGGTTACTTTTTACAAACTGTGAAAAAGATGAATTGGTCAATGAAGAGGCCGAGGAAGTAACAACTACCGCACTTAAATGGCGCAACAAGAATAAAATTAAAATCTGCCATACTGGTAGATATGGGCATTGCCGTATTATCAAAATTCCCAAATGGGCATGGCGATGGCACAAAAAACATGGTGATGTTCGCTTAGACGATCAAGATGGAGACGGCTTCGTGCCAGATAATGCCTGTGGCTATGGGCAAATGGGCGATTGTGATGATAAGGATCCGAATGTAAACCCGGATATACCCGGTTCTTGTGGCGATGCCGTCGATAGTGATAGTGATGGTATTGCTGACAGTGAAGATGAATGTCCTGAAGTAGCAGGTCTCACCTCATTGAATGGTTGCCCTGATGCCGATGGTGACGGTATTGCGGACAAGGATGATGAATGCCCTAATGAAGCGGGGCCACCTGATAATGATGGATGTCCGTACCCTGACTCAGATGGTGATGGAGTTCTAGATAAGGATGACGAGTGCCCTGATGAAGCTGGAACGGCTGATAATAATGGGTGCCCAATCATAGAATTGAGTGATTATGAAGTGTTACGACTCGTATATGAAATGAACCCTGGAAACTCTCTTGGATGGGATTTGTCAAATACCAGTATGGATGACTGGGAAGGAGTTCTTTTAGATTCAAAAGGAGATGTAGTTGATGTTCGGTTCTTAAATGGTACGGGTATAAATATACTTCCACCCGAAATAGGAATGCTTAAGAACATTCAGGTTCTGATATGCGTCTGTGAAGACTTGAAAGTAATACCGTCCGAAATTGGACAGCTGGAAAAACTTCTCGCATTTAGTGTTACTGAATCAAAAATAGAAGGGTTACCAGCTTCATTAAATCTGCTAACTCAGCTCAACGTCCTTTCCATTTTCAACAACAACCAATTTGTCAGATTGCCTGCGGGCATCGGGAATCTAACAAATCTTGAAGCACTTAACCTGTCCGGTAACAGTCTTACTGAAATTCCAGCAGAACTGGCCAACTTAACTCAACTGGAAATACTTTCCCTTGAAAATAACCCAGTGACTCATATTCCCCAAGCCGTCTGCGATTTGGCCGATGCCGATACCGAGGTAAGACTTGATGCGGATGATGTATGCCAATAA
- a CDS encoding collagen-like protein has translation MKHSILKFKYVIVLFSLLTITGCTQQGDVGPIGPQGEQGAQGEPGQDGTDGQDGEDGNANLIVSDWIPNGHSSSQQSSFSQFEVEEERLTAEVLSSALVMAYVDTGGFGIYPLPDVAFNIVNTYSLSEGKITFQAYTVDNSDANFSFLGPFRYVVIASNTTTGKYLREAVLNDLKEEGVDINNYQQVADYFNLKD, from the coding sequence ATGAAACATTCAATTTTAAAATTTAAGTATGTAATAGTTCTGTTCAGTCTATTGACAATTACGGGTTGCACGCAGCAAGGTGACGTTGGCCCGATTGGCCCACAAGGCGAACAAGGGGCGCAGGGAGAACCTGGGCAGGATGGGACCGATGGTCAAGATGGTGAAGATGGGAATGCAAATCTCATTGTCTCTGACTGGATTCCCAATGGTCACAGTTCGAGCCAGCAATCTAGTTTTAGTCAATTTGAAGTTGAAGAAGAAAGGTTGACAGCTGAAGTTCTGTCTTCAGCACTGGTAATGGCCTATGTCGATACAGGAGGATTTGGAATATATCCCCTACCTGACGTTGCCTTCAATATCGTAAATACGTACAGCCTCTCAGAAGGCAAAATAACCTTTCAGGCCTATACCGTTGATAATTCCGATGCTAATTTCTCTTTTTTAGGACCGTTCAGATATGTCGTCATCGCATCAAATACTACAACAGGAAAATATTTAAGAGAGGCGGTACTAAATGATTTAAAAGAGGAAGGTGTTGACATCAACAACTACCAACAAGTGGCCGACTATTTTAACTTGAAAGATTAA
- a CDS encoding collagen-like protein, with amino-acid sequence MKNSILRTKYFIMLLSVLAIGACTQDSEIGPIGPQGPQGEQGSQGEPGQDGADGQDGEDGNANVQTFLVDLSTLDQVSFVSIPIEGLTQEVLDRDIVLAYVSYFPNSTKFWAGLPVLGNDTSVGLNFNIAFSISTQAAELDFIDLQTGDQYDITLGELQEFKLAVIEVLSTSGKSSKASILQELKNAGVDVNDYQQVANYFGLED; translated from the coding sequence ATGAAAAATTCAATTTTGAGAACAAAGTATTTCATTATGCTGCTAAGTGTTTTGGCGATTGGCGCCTGCACTCAAGACAGCGAAATAGGCCCGATTGGGCCACAAGGCCCACAAGGAGAACAAGGGTCTCAGGGAGAACCCGGGCAGGATGGGGCCGATGGTCAAGATGGTGAAGATGGGAATGCAAATGTGCAAACGTTTTTAGTTGACTTATCAACATTAGATCAGGTCTCATTTGTGTCCATTCCAATAGAAGGGCTCACACAAGAGGTACTGGATAGAGATATTGTTTTGGCTTATGTGAGTTATTTCCCTAATTCAACTAAGTTTTGGGCTGGATTGCCTGTATTAGGAAATGATACTTCTGTCGGTTTAAATTTTAATATAGCATTTTCTATAAGTACTCAGGCGGCAGAGTTGGATTTCATTGATTTACAAACTGGAGACCAATACGATATAACTCTAGGCGAATTACAAGAATTTAAATTGGCAGTTATTGAGGTCCTGTCCACTTCTGGAAAATCCTCAAAAGCATCCATTCTTCAAGAATTGAAAAATGCGGGAGTTGATGTCAACGATTACCAACAAGTAGCGAACTATTTTGGTTTGGAAGATTAA
- a CDS encoding RICIN domain-containing protein has product MKNILYILLTICATFTSKAQTLIDMPNLGPFCPTTKDGHLIESDREFGSGSGVNNSVLLEFNKTADDIIMVTVSLDMREVRYQGDKSKRTKVYAEWTQQFFKASQGEIIEEIQTPSGTYKFGSPLQISGWSKKAGPEFGFCNDGDTHEFSRNGITVNLIADTGGIDISDDDDCNCDSRINWISFEDSWKIKVGKKRDVEYACKLTNLRFNQVLDGSAGTPNRAQLWENLGNKNDYVRGAENQKWNIIDYGDGVFKIKNRHSGLVLDASASQKGKVQLWEDLGDRSTYVENANNQKWRFSEYGEGVFRIENIHYGNMYLHASENRNEGLILSTYNASETKNNKWRKSCEKVVIQ; this is encoded by the coding sequence ATGAAGAATATTCTTTACATTCTACTTACAATATGCGCCACATTCACAAGTAAGGCGCAAACTTTAATAGACATGCCCAATTTAGGCCCATTTTGTCCCACGACTAAAGATGGTCATTTGATTGAAAGCGATCGCGAATTTGGCAGCGGTTCAGGGGTAAACAATTCTGTTTTGTTAGAATTTAATAAAACCGCCGATGATATAATTATGGTTACAGTTTCGTTGGATATGAGGGAAGTTCGATATCAAGGAGATAAATCTAAGAGGACGAAGGTGTATGCAGAATGGACCCAACAGTTTTTTAAGGCTTCACAAGGAGAGATCATTGAAGAAATTCAAACACCCAGTGGCACATATAAATTTGGGAGTCCATTGCAAATATCAGGTTGGTCAAAAAAAGCAGGGCCGGAATTCGGTTTCTGTAACGACGGTGATACTCACGAATTTTCTAGAAATGGTATTACAGTCAATCTTATAGCCGACACAGGCGGAATTGATATTAGCGATGATGATGACTGTAATTGCGATAGTAGAATAAATTGGATATCCTTTGAAGATAGTTGGAAAATAAAAGTAGGCAAAAAAAGAGATGTAGAATACGCATGTAAACTTACCAATCTGCGTTTCAATCAAGTTTTGGATGGTTCTGCCGGAACCCCTAATAGAGCCCAACTTTGGGAAAATTTGGGCAACAAAAATGATTATGTACGGGGCGCCGAAAATCAAAAATGGAACATAATAGATTATGGCGATGGGGTATTCAAAATTAAAAATCGGCATAGTGGTCTTGTCCTGGATGCTTCCGCTTCTCAAAAAGGTAAGGTTCAGTTGTGGGAGGACCTAGGAGACCGTAGCACTTATGTTGAAAATGCCAACAATCAAAAATGGAGGTTTTCGGAATACGGTGAAGGAGTGTTTCGAATAGAAAATATCCATTACGGCAATATGTACTTACATGCATCCGAGAACCGAAACGAAGGCTTGATATTAAGTACTTACAATGCTTCGGAAACCAAAAACAACAAGTGGAGAAAAAGTTGCGAAAAAGTTGTGATACAATGA
- a CDS encoding Ig-like domain-containing protein, translating to MIFSKPNKKTYISVLTLLLVVITNSCKNNDDTPIVTDIQLNETELTMNVGDEVSLQVTTDTYDNAIIWRSSNENIATVNDQGLVTIMAGGTVAITATVDQAQAICIINSNPDVFIIQREVEDEIPVFWKNGEKTSMGNEIDKILNSIFVYKEDVYVTGEDWFSDGSGYLWKNGEVQNLPPSSGKINELKSFFKDDEGNEYMCAEIITDNNDKIPVYWANGVESLMETTPPSSILFTNGSIDIYGMYVGNGDVYIIGNQRVGSDENLATLWKNGIIQPFTGDVATFDFGSVHVKDGDVFVAGYARLSNTETVAKYWKNGTPVDLFSDTNPAFAEAISVADNGDVYVVGVQFLAGQAQAVYWKNEERILLHDGPRESSASDIFIFGDDIYITGYGPERNGDAYFAYWKNGTPVTIPSREFRGGSWSLFVR from the coding sequence ATGATATTTTCAAAACCGAATAAGAAAACCTACATCTCAGTTTTAACGCTACTCTTGGTCGTAATAACAAACTCCTGTAAAAACAATGACGATACTCCAATAGTCACCGATATCCAGTTAAACGAAACAGAACTAACGATGAATGTTGGCGATGAAGTATCACTACAGGTTACTACCGACACCTATGATAATGCGATTATTTGGCGCAGTAGTAATGAAAATATTGCTACCGTAAATGACCAAGGCCTTGTAACCATAATGGCTGGAGGCACCGTTGCCATAACGGCCACGGTTGACCAAGCGCAGGCAATCTGCATCATTAATAGTAACCCGGATGTGTTTATTATTCAACGGGAAGTAGAAGATGAAATACCGGTATTTTGGAAAAATGGAGAGAAAACGAGTATGGGCAATGAAATCGACAAAATATTGAATTCGATTTTTGTCTACAAAGAAGATGTTTATGTCACGGGCGAAGATTGGTTTTCCGATGGTAGCGGGTACTTATGGAAGAACGGGGAGGTGCAGAATCTGCCGCCCAGTAGTGGGAAAATCAATGAATTAAAATCCTTTTTTAAGGATGATGAGGGCAATGAATATATGTGCGCTGAGATTATTACCGATAATAATGATAAAATTCCCGTCTATTGGGCGAATGGGGTAGAAAGCCTGATGGAAACAACGCCACCTTCATCAATTTTATTTACAAATGGGAGCATAGATATTTATGGTATGTACGTAGGTAATGGGGATGTTTATATCATAGGAAATCAGCGCGTAGGCAGTGACGAAAATCTGGCTACACTTTGGAAAAATGGTATTATACAGCCATTTACAGGTGATGTTGCCACTTTTGATTTTGGTTCTGTGCATGTTAAGGACGGTGATGTATTCGTGGCGGGATACGCACGGTTAAGCAATACGGAAACAGTTGCAAAATATTGGAAAAATGGAACACCTGTCGATTTATTCAGTGATACTAATCCGGCTTTTGCCGAAGCAATCAGTGTAGCCGATAACGGAGATGTCTATGTGGTAGGAGTGCAGTTTTTAGCTGGTCAAGCCCAGGCCGTCTATTGGAAAAATGAAGAACGAATACTACTACATGACGGTCCAAGAGAATCATCTGCAAGCGATATTTTTATTTTCGGCGACGATATTTATATAACTGGTTATGGTCCTGAACGAAATGGGGATGCCTATTTCGCTTATTGGAAAAACGGCACTCCCGTAACGATTCCCTCTAGGGAATTTAGAGGCGGGTCATGGTCTCTTTTTGTACGTTGA